Proteins encoded together in one Vibrio hippocampi window:
- the ilvY gene encoding HTH-type transcriptional activator IlvY, with amino-acid sequence MNIKSLQAFVHLCDSKSFNKTATAMHISPSALSRQIQKLEQDIAQNLFLRDNRSVELTPAGKKLLPIAMKIITEWQQFQSESKLGEQELKGKLRLFCSVTASYSHLPELLAEFRLLHPYIELELSTGDPAQSIDKIMQDETDIAISALPEVLPARLEFETISEIPLSVIAPSGSSSFGVELSKQPINWNKVPFIVPEAGTARERANAWFKKMRIKPNIYAQVSGHEAIVSMVALGCGIGIAPEVVIVNSPVRDKIERLKLEPIRPFKLGVCCKRSNLDNPLITAFWKVAQKIYIQP; translated from the coding sequence ATGAATATAAAAAGCCTACAAGCCTTTGTTCACCTTTGTGACAGCAAAAGCTTCAATAAAACTGCGACAGCCATGCATATCAGTCCATCAGCGCTCAGTCGTCAGATCCAAAAACTCGAACAGGACATCGCACAAAATCTATTCCTAAGGGATAACCGCTCAGTAGAACTTACCCCAGCGGGAAAAAAGCTACTGCCCATTGCAATGAAGATCATTACGGAATGGCAGCAGTTTCAATCAGAAAGTAAACTCGGCGAGCAAGAGCTGAAAGGTAAATTGCGCCTATTCTGTTCGGTGACAGCAAGCTACAGTCACCTTCCTGAACTCTTGGCGGAGTTTCGTTTGCTTCACCCTTATATCGAGCTTGAACTCTCAACAGGCGATCCCGCTCAATCAATAGATAAAATAATGCAAGATGAGACCGACATCGCTATCTCTGCGTTACCAGAGGTATTACCGGCACGACTCGAGTTCGAAACTATCAGTGAAATCCCTTTGTCCGTCATCGCTCCATCAGGTAGCAGCAGTTTTGGTGTTGAACTGAGCAAACAGCCTATCAATTGGAATAAAGTCCCTTTTATCGTACCTGAAGCAGGTACAGCACGAGAGAGGGCCAACGCGTGGTTTAAGAAGATGCGTATTAAACCTAACATTTACGCACAGGTTTCCGGTCATGAAGCCATCGTCAGTATGGTTGCTTTAGGCTGTGGGATTGGGATTGCGCCCGAAGTGGTTATTGTGAACAGTCCAGTAAGAGACAAGATCGAACGCCTTAAACTGGAACCTATCAGACCATTCAAGCTTGGTGTGTGTTGCAAACGGTCTAATTTAGATAACCCTCTGATCACCGCCTTTTGGAAGGTGGCTCAAAAGATCTATATTCAGCCTTAA